The Pseudomonas azotoformans genome has a segment encoding these proteins:
- a CDS encoding LysR family transcriptional regulator — protein MLSAELKAFFMVARLGSITQAAKKLGLSQPTVTTQIRNLESQYGVELFYRGGRRLTVSDEGARLLPMVKALLQQEADIEFFLRNNGQVQGALRIAATAPYYILDLVKAFRERLPQVEVSVEIGNSQQVLEALDDYRVDVAASSQLLEDPRLIRRVLGTDPLVLAVHRNHPLAKLDHVPLSALAGHTLLMREAGSTTRRLTEELLQSANVSYGPLLEIGSRESIREAVLRNIGISIIARQEVPHDPQLRVLTFENAPQIPEYLYCLKERKGARLPAAFLGLAQEMSPL, from the coding sequence GTGCTGAGTGCCGAGCTGAAGGCTTTTTTCATGGTCGCCCGCCTGGGTAGCATCACCCAGGCGGCGAAAAAACTCGGCCTGAGCCAACCCACGGTCACCACCCAGATCCGTAACCTCGAAAGCCAATACGGCGTCGAGTTGTTCTACCGCGGCGGTCGCCGCCTCACCGTCAGCGACGAGGGCGCGCGCCTGCTGCCGATGGTCAAGGCGCTGTTGCAGCAAGAAGCGGACATCGAATTTTTCCTACGCAACAATGGCCAGGTCCAGGGGGCATTGAGGATTGCCGCCACGGCGCCTTACTACATCCTCGACCTGGTCAAAGCCTTTCGCGAACGCCTGCCGCAAGTGGAGGTGTCGGTGGAAATCGGCAACTCCCAGCAGGTGCTTGAAGCGCTGGATGATTACCGCGTCGACGTCGCCGCCTCCTCGCAACTGCTGGAAGACCCGCGCCTGATTCGTCGTGTGCTGGGCACCGACCCGCTGGTGCTGGCGGTGCATCGCAACCATCCCCTGGCCAAGCTGGATCACGTGCCGCTGAGCGCTTTGGCCGGGCACACCTTGCTGATGCGTGAAGCGGGCTCAACCACGCGACGCCTCACCGAAGAACTCTTGCAAAGCGCCAACGTGAGCTACGGCCCGTTGCTGGAAATCGGCAGCCGCGAGTCGATCCGTGAGGCGGTGCTGCGCAACATCGGCATCAGCATCATTGCGCGTCAGGAAGTGCCACACGATCCACAATTGCGCGTGCTGACTTTCGAGAATGCGCCGCAGATTCCGGAGTATTTGTACTGCCTCAAGGAGCGCAAAGGCGCACGATTGCCGGCGGCATTTCTGGGGTTGGCGCAGGAAATGTCGCCGCTCTAA
- a CDS encoding heavy metal translocating P-type ATPase has protein sequence MSDSIHTPHKHEHDHDHDHGPKKLTPVHDHGHGGSCCSGTPAPALVQLSEAPTAGSRLSTFRIEAMDCPTEQTLIQNKLGKLAGVQQLEFNLINRILGVTHDLPSTAPIIDAIKSLGMQADPIEEGTPAAEPPAKKHWWPLALSGVGALGAEVLHFSGVAPTWVIALVALVSILSGGLTTYKKGWIALKNLNLNINALMSIAVTGAILIGQWPEAAMVMFLFTVAELIEAKSLDRARNAISGLMQMTPEQATVQQADGSWAEQEVKSIELGAIVRVKPGERIGLDGEVTAGQSTIDQAPITGESLPIEKTVGDKVFAGTINQAGSLEYKVTAAANNSTLARIIHAVEQAQGARAPTQRFVDSFSKIYTPAVFLFALGVALIPPLFMAGAWFDWIYRALVLLVVACPCALVISTPVTIVSGLAAAARKGILIKGGVYLEGGYKLDYLALDKTGTITHGKPVQTDYLALFPNVADSAPALAASLAGRSDHPVSLAIANAAVDKNLPTHVVDNFEALAGRGVRGDINGETYHLGNHRLVEDLGLCSPELEEKLFALEKQGKSVVLLLDKSGPLALFAVADTVKDSSREAIQQLHELGIKTLMLTGDNTHTAQAIAAQVGIDQAQGDLLPTDKLQAIETLYGQGHRVGMVGDGINDAPALARAEIGFAMAAAGTDTAIETADVALMDDDLRKIPAFIRLSRQTSSILKQNIALALVIKAIFLAVTFLGLATMWMAVFADMGVSLLVVFNGLRLLRK, from the coding sequence ATGAGCGATTCCATCCACACCCCGCATAAACACGAGCATGATCACGACCACGATCATGGCCCGAAAAAACTCACGCCTGTGCATGACCACGGCCACGGCGGCTCCTGCTGTTCCGGAACGCCGGCCCCGGCGTTGGTGCAACTGAGCGAGGCGCCCACCGCCGGCTCGCGGTTGAGCACCTTTCGCATCGAAGCCATGGACTGCCCCACCGAGCAGACGCTGATCCAGAACAAACTGGGCAAGCTGGCCGGCGTGCAGCAACTTGAGTTCAACCTGATCAACCGCATCCTCGGCGTCACCCATGACTTGCCAAGCACTGCGCCGATCATCGACGCCATCAAATCCTTGGGGATGCAGGCGGATCCCATCGAAGAAGGTACCCCGGCCGCTGAGCCGCCGGCCAAGAAACACTGGTGGCCACTGGCGTTGTCCGGCGTGGGAGCATTGGGGGCCGAAGTGCTGCACTTCAGCGGCGTCGCGCCCACCTGGGTGATCGCGTTGGTGGCGCTGGTGTCGATCCTCAGCGGTGGCCTTACCACGTACAAAAAGGGCTGGATTGCCCTGAAAAACCTCAACCTGAACATCAATGCCTTGATGAGCATTGCCGTGACCGGTGCGATCCTGATCGGGCAATGGCCGGAAGCCGCCATGGTGATGTTCCTGTTCACCGTGGCCGAGTTGATCGAAGCCAAGTCCCTGGACCGTGCGCGCAATGCCATCAGCGGCTTGATGCAGATGACGCCGGAGCAGGCCACGGTACAGCAGGCCGATGGTTCATGGGCTGAACAGGAGGTCAAAAGCATTGAGTTGGGTGCAATCGTGCGGGTAAAGCCCGGGGAGCGCATCGGCCTGGACGGTGAAGTCACCGCCGGCCAATCCACCATCGACCAGGCACCGATCACCGGTGAAAGCTTGCCGATTGAGAAAACCGTGGGCGATAAAGTTTTCGCCGGCACCATCAACCAGGCCGGCTCCCTGGAATACAAAGTCACCGCCGCGGCCAACAACTCCACCCTGGCGCGCATCATTCACGCGGTGGAACAGGCCCAAGGCGCCCGCGCGCCGACCCAGCGCTTTGTCGACAGTTTCTCGAAAATCTACACCCCGGCGGTGTTTCTGTTTGCCCTCGGCGTGGCGCTGATTCCGCCGCTGTTCATGGCGGGCGCCTGGTTTGACTGGATCTACCGCGCCCTGGTGCTGTTGGTGGTGGCGTGCCCATGTGCGCTGGTGATTTCCACCCCGGTCACCATCGTCAGCGGCCTCGCAGCGGCGGCGCGCAAAGGCATCCTGATCAAGGGCGGCGTGTACCTGGAGGGTGGTTACAAGCTCGACTATTTGGCCCTCGACAAGACCGGCACGATCACTCACGGCAAGCCGGTGCAAACCGACTACCTGGCGCTGTTCCCCAACGTCGCAGACAGCGCGCCGGCTTTGGCCGCCAGTCTGGCCGGGCGTTCCGATCACCCGGTGTCGCTGGCGATCGCCAACGCGGCTGTGGATAAAAACCTGCCCACCCATGTTGTGGATAACTTCGAGGCCCTGGCCGGTCGGGGCGTGCGTGGCGACATCAACGGCGAAACCTACCACCTGGGCAATCACCGCCTGGTGGAAGACCTGGGCCTGTGCTCGCCGGAGCTTGAAGAAAAACTCTTCGCCCTCGAAAAACAGGGCAAGTCCGTGGTGCTGTTGCTCGACAAGTCCGGCCCGCTGGCGCTGTTCGCCGTGGCCGACACGGTCAAGGACAGCAGCCGCGAAGCCATACAGCAACTGCACGAGCTGGGCATCAAGACCCTGATGCTCACCGGCGACAACACTCACACCGCCCAGGCGATTGCCGCCCAGGTTGGCATCGACCAGGCTCAGGGTGACCTGTTGCCGACCGACAAACTGCAAGCCATCGAAACCCTCTATGGCCAAGGCCATCGCGTGGGTATGGTCGGTGACGGCATCAATGACGCCCCGGCGTTGGCCCGTGCCGAGATCGGTTTTGCCATGGCCGCAGCGGGCACCGACACTGCCATCGAGACCGCCGACGTGGCGCTGATGGACGATGATTTGCGCAAGATTCCGGCATTCATTCGTCTGTCGCGGCAAACGTCGAGTATCCTCAAGCAGAACATCGCCCTGGCGTTGGTGATCAAGGCGATTTTCCTGGCGGTCACCTTCCTGGGCTTGGCCACAATGTGGATGGCGGTGTTCGCCGACATGGGCGTGAGCTTGCTGGTGGTGTTCAATGGCCTGCGCCTGTTGCGCAAATAG
- the cadR gene encoding Cd(II)/Pb(II)-responsive transcriptional regulator: MKIGELAKLTDCPVETIRYYEKEGLLPPPARTDANYRVYTQAHTERLVFIRNCRSLDMTLEEIRSLLGLRDSPQDQCENVNALIDEHIHHVKARIDGLLALQEQLLDLRQRCGGGPECGILQRLEVSGSVAASEAEPSHVGRSHGH, translated from the coding sequence ATGAAGATCGGCGAACTGGCCAAACTGACCGACTGCCCGGTGGAAACCATCCGTTACTACGAGAAGGAAGGCCTGCTGCCGCCCCCGGCGCGCACCGACGCCAACTACCGCGTGTACACCCAGGCGCACACCGAGCGACTGGTGTTTATCCGCAACTGTCGCAGCCTGGACATGACCCTGGAAGAAATCCGCAGCCTGCTGGGCTTGCGCGACAGCCCCCAGGACCAGTGCGAAAACGTGAATGCGTTGATTGATGAGCATATCCACCATGTGAAAGCACGGATCGATGGGCTGTTGGCGTTGCAGGAGCAATTGCTGGACCTGCGCCAACGTTGTGGTGGCGGGCCGGAGTGTGGGATTTTGCAGCGGCTGGAAGTCAGCGGGAGTGTGGCAGCCAGCGAGGCTGAGCCCTCACATGTAGGGCGCAGCCATGGGCATTGA
- a CDS encoding thymidylate synthase has product MKQYLELLNDVVTNGLTKGDRTGTGTKAVFARQYRHNLADGFPLLTTKKLHFKSIANELIWMLSGNTNIKWLNENGVKIWDEWATEDGDLGPVYGEQWTAWPTKDGGTINQIDYMVHTLKTNPNSRRILFHGWNVEYLPDETQSPQENARNGKQALPPCHLLYQAFVHDGHLSMQLYIRSSDVFLGLPYNTAALALLTHMLAQQCDLIPHEIIVTTGDTHAYSNHMEQIRTQLARTPKKLPELVIKRKPASIYDYKFEDFEIVGYDADPSIKADVAI; this is encoded by the coding sequence ATGAAGCAATATCTCGAGCTACTGAACGACGTCGTGACCAATGGATTGACCAAGGGCGATCGCACCGGCACCGGCACCAAGGCCGTGTTTGCCCGTCAGTATCGGCATAACTTGGCCGACGGCTTTCCGCTGCTGACCACCAAGAAGCTTCACTTCAAAAGCATCGCCAACGAGCTGATCTGGATGTTGAGCGGCAACACCAACATCAAATGGCTCAACGAAAACGGCGTAAAAATCTGGGACGAATGGGCCACCGAAGACGGTGACCTGGGCCCGGTGTACGGCGAACAGTGGACCGCCTGGCCGACCAAGGACGGCGGCACGATCAACCAGATCGACTACATGGTCCACACGCTGAAGACCAACCCCAACAGCCGGCGCATCCTGTTCCACGGCTGGAACGTCGAGTACCTGCCCGACGAGACCCAGAGCCCGCAGGAAAACGCACGCAACGGCAAGCAAGCCCTGCCGCCGTGCCACCTGCTGTACCAGGCGTTTGTGCACGACGGTCACCTGTCGATGCAGTTGTATATCCGCAGCTCCGACGTGTTCCTCGGCCTGCCGTACAACACCGCCGCGCTGGCCTTGCTCACCCATATGCTGGCCCAGCAGTGCGACCTGATCCCTCACGAGATCATCGTCACCACCGGCGACACACACGCTTACAGCAACCATATGGAACAGATCCGCACCCAGCTGGCGCGCACGCCGAAGAAGCTGCCGGAGCTGGTGATCAAGCGCAAACCTGCGTCGATCTACGACTACAAGTTCGAAGACTTCGAAATCGTCGGTTACGACGCCGACCCAAGCATCAAGGCCGACGTGGCGATCTGA
- the lgt gene encoding prolipoprotein diacylglyceryl transferase: MLPYPQIDPVALAIGPLKIHWYGLMYLIGIGGAWFLASRRLNRFDPTWTKEKLSDLIFWLSMGVIVGGRLGYVLFYDLSAYIANPTLIFEVWKGGMAFHGGFIGVMIAAWWFGRRNGKSFFQLMDFVAPMVPIGLGAGRIGNFINAELWGKPTDVPWAMVFPPFSDPAQLPRHPSQLYQFALEGVALFLILYIFSRKPRPTMAVSGMFALFYGIFRFVVEFVRVPDAQLGYLAFGWVTMGQILSLPMILGGLGLLWWAYNRPQPLKNTAL, encoded by the coding sequence ATGCTGCCTTACCCGCAGATCGACCCGGTGGCCCTGGCCATCGGTCCGCTGAAAATCCACTGGTACGGGTTGATGTACCTGATCGGCATCGGCGGTGCCTGGTTCCTGGCTTCCCGCCGCCTGAACCGGTTCGACCCGACCTGGACCAAGGAGAAGCTCTCCGACCTGATTTTCTGGCTGTCGATGGGGGTGATTGTCGGCGGACGCCTGGGTTATGTGCTGTTCTACGACCTCTCCGCGTACATCGCCAACCCGACGCTGATCTTCGAGGTGTGGAAGGGCGGCATGGCGTTCCACGGCGGCTTTATCGGCGTGATGATCGCCGCCTGGTGGTTCGGTCGCCGCAACGGCAAGTCGTTCTTCCAGTTGATGGACTTCGTTGCGCCAATGGTGCCCATTGGCCTGGGCGCCGGGCGTATCGGCAACTTTATTAACGCCGAGTTGTGGGGCAAGCCGACCGACGTGCCGTGGGCCATGGTGTTCCCGCCGTTCAGCGACCCGGCGCAACTGCCGCGCCACCCGTCGCAGCTTTACCAGTTCGCGTTGGAAGGTGTGGCGCTGTTCCTTATCCTGTACATCTTCTCGCGCAAACCGCGCCCGACCATGGCGGTTTCCGGCATGTTCGCGCTGTTCTACGGGATCTTCCGCTTCGTCGTCGAGTTCGTGCGCGTGCCGGATGCACAGCTGGGCTACCTGGCGTTCGGTTGGGTGACCATGGGTCAGATCCTCAGCCTGCCGATGATCCTCGGTGGCCTGGGCTTGCTGTGGTGGGCGTACAATCGCCCGCAACCTTTGAAGAACACCGCGCTTTAA
- a CDS encoding sulfite exporter TauE/SafE family protein — protein MEFLLYLLLGACAGVLAGLFGVGGGIIIVPVLVFSFTLQGFDPQVLTHLAVGTSLATIIFTSVNAVREHHRRGAVRWPIFAWMTVGILIGAGFGALTAEAISGPHLQKIIGVFALLVAVQLALDVKPKASRTVPGKVGLTVAGTFIGWASAIFGIGGGSLTVPFLTWRSVPMQQAVATSSACGLPIALASALSFMILGWHDPLLPAHSLGFVYLPALLGIALTSMVFARFGARLAHKLSPRLLKRLFAGLLFCVGINFLL, from the coding sequence ATGGAATTTCTGCTGTATTTGCTGCTCGGCGCCTGTGCGGGTGTACTCGCCGGGCTGTTTGGCGTGGGCGGCGGGATCATCATCGTGCCGGTGCTGGTGTTCAGCTTCACCTTGCAGGGCTTCGATCCGCAGGTGCTGACCCACCTGGCCGTGGGCACTTCGCTTGCGACCATCATCTTTACCTCGGTGAATGCCGTGCGCGAGCATCACCGGCGGGGCGCGGTGCGTTGGCCGATCTTTGCGTGGATGACCGTGGGCATCCTGATCGGCGCAGGCTTTGGCGCACTGACCGCCGAGGCGATTTCCGGCCCGCACCTGCAAAAGATCATCGGCGTATTCGCCTTGCTGGTGGCCGTGCAATTGGCACTGGACGTCAAGCCCAAGGCCAGCCGAACGGTGCCGGGCAAGGTTGGCCTGACCGTCGCCGGTACGTTTATCGGCTGGGCCTCGGCGATTTTCGGGATTGGCGGCGGCTCGCTGACCGTGCCGTTTTTGACCTGGCGCAGCGTGCCGATGCAACAGGCGGTGGCCACTTCATCGGCCTGCGGCCTGCCGATTGCGCTGGCCAGTGCATTAAGTTTCATGATTCTGGGCTGGCATGACCCGCTGTTGCCCGCTCATAGTCTAGGGTTCGTGTATTTGCCGGCGCTGCTGGGCATTGCCCTGACCAGCATGGTGTTTGCCCGCTTTGGTGCGCGCTTGGCGCATAAGCTGTCGCCGCGTTTGCTGAAACGGCTATTCGCCGGACTGCTGTTCTGTGTCGGCATAAACTTTTTGCTTTAA
- a CDS encoding NRDE family protein, with the protein MCLIVFAWRPGHDQPLIVAANRDEFYARPSLPLAQWLDAPEVYAGRDQEAGGTWLGVNADGRFAALTNIRDPHQPPARKSRGELVARFLNGSLPIEQYLADVNGRSIEYAGFNLLVGTRDELWHYNANHTEPTRLEAGVYGLSNAGLDTPWPKLLKAKAALSAVLDDPQPEALLEILSDPQTAPFADLPDTGVGLATESLLSSVFIASPSYGTRASTALIVNADGTRRMVERSFGPHGGRLGEVELNI; encoded by the coding sequence ATGTGCCTGATTGTTTTCGCCTGGCGGCCGGGCCACGACCAGCCGCTGATCGTCGCGGCCAACCGCGATGAGTTCTACGCCCGCCCCAGCCTGCCGCTGGCCCAATGGCTGGATGCGCCCGAGGTCTACGCCGGCCGCGATCAGGAGGCAGGCGGCACCTGGTTGGGAGTGAATGCCGATGGCCGCTTTGCCGCCCTGACCAATATCCGTGACCCGCATCAACCACCGGCGCGCAAATCCCGTGGCGAGTTGGTGGCGCGTTTTCTCAACGGTTCGCTGCCGATTGAACAGTATTTGGCCGACGTTAACGGCCGTTCGATTGAATATGCCGGGTTTAACCTGCTGGTGGGCACGCGCGATGAGCTGTGGCATTACAACGCCAACCACACTGAGCCGACGCGATTGGAGGCTGGGGTGTATGGGTTGTCCAACGCCGGGCTGGATACGCCGTGGCCCAAGCTGCTCAAGGCCAAGGCGGCGTTGAGTGCGGTGCTGGATGATCCGCAGCCGGAGGCGTTGCTGGAGATATTGAGCGACCCGCAGACGGCGCCGTTTGCAGACCTGCCGGACACCGGCGTGGGGTTAGCGACGGAGAGTTTGTTATCGAGCGTGTTTATTGCCAGTCCAAGTTATGGGACGAGGGCGAGCACGGCATTGATTGTGAATGCCGACGGGACACGGCGGATGGTGGAGCGCAGTTTTGGGCCGCATGGTGGGCGCTTGGGTGAGGTCGAGCTCAATATCTAG
- the ptsP gene encoding phosphoenolpyruvate--protein phosphotransferase, with protein sequence MLNTLRKIVQEVNSAKDLKAALGIIVLRVKEAMGSQVCSVYLLDPETNRFVLMATEGLNKRSIGKVSMAPNEGLVGLVGTREEPLNLENAADHPRYRYFAETGEERYASFLGAPIIHHRRVVGVLVIQQKERRQFDEGEEAFLVTMSAQLAGVIAHAEATGSIRGLGREGKGIQEAKFVGVPGSPGAAVGTAVVMLPPADLDVVPDKTVSDIDAEIKLFKTALEGVRADMRNLSNKLATQLRPEERALFDVYQMMLDDASLGNEVKTVIKTGQWAQGALRQVVTDHVNRFEMMDDDYLRERASDVRDLGRRLLAKLQEDRTTNLVYPDNTILVSEELTATMLGEVPEGKLVGLVSVLGSGNSHVAILARAMGIPTVMGLVDLPYAKVDGIGMIVDGHRGEVFTNPSEVLRKQYAEVVEEEKQLALGLDSLRELPCVTTDGHRVPLLVNTGLLADVARAQQRGAEGVGLYRTEVPFMINQRFPSEKEQLAIYREQLQAFHPLPVTMRSLDIGGDKSLSYFPIKEDNPFLGWRGIRVTLDHPEIFLVQTRAMLKASEGLNNLRILLPMISGTHELEEALHLIHRAWGEVRDEGADVPMPPIGVMIEIPAAVYQAKELARQVDFLSVGSNDLTQYLLAVDRNNPRVADLYDYLHPAVLQALQHVVRDAHAEGKPVSICGEMAGDPAAAVLLMAMGFDSLSMNATNLPKVKWMLRQVELSMAKDLLAELMTIDNPQVIHSSLQLALKNLGLTRMINPASAKTL encoded by the coding sequence ATGCTCAATACGCTGCGCAAGATCGTCCAGGAAGTTAACTCCGCCAAGGATCTCAAGGCGGCGTTGGGGATTATTGTGTTGCGCGTCAAGGAAGCCATGGGCAGCCAGGTCTGCTCGGTTTACCTGCTGGACCCCGAGACCAACCGTTTTGTGCTGATGGCCACCGAGGGCTTGAACAAGCGCTCGATCGGCAAGGTCAGCATGGCGCCCAATGAAGGTCTGGTGGGCCTGGTGGGGACGCGTGAAGAACCCCTGAACCTTGAAAACGCGGCCGATCACCCGCGTTATCGCTACTTTGCCGAAACCGGCGAAGAGCGTTACGCCTCGTTCCTCGGTGCACCGATCATTCACCACCGCCGTGTCGTCGGCGTGTTGGTCATTCAGCAAAAAGAACGCCGCCAGTTCGACGAAGGTGAAGAAGCCTTCCTCGTGACCATGAGCGCGCAACTCGCAGGCGTAATCGCCCACGCCGAAGCCACCGGCTCGATTCGCGGCCTGGGGCGTGAAGGCAAGGGCATCCAGGAAGCCAAGTTCGTCGGCGTGCCAGGTTCGCCGGGCGCGGCTGTCGGTACGGCGGTGGTCATGTTGCCGCCGGCAGACCTGGATGTGGTGCCGGACAAGACCGTCAGCGACATCGACGCTGAAATCAAACTGTTCAAGACCGCCCTCGAAGGCGTGCGCGCCGACATGCGCAACCTGTCGAACAAGCTGGCCACTCAGTTGCGCCCCGAAGAGCGCGCACTGTTCGACGTGTACCAGATGATGCTCGATGACGCGTCGCTGGGTAACGAAGTCAAGACCGTGATCAAGACCGGCCAGTGGGCCCAGGGTGCGCTGCGCCAGGTGGTCACCGATCACGTCAACCGTTTTGAAATGATGGACGACGACTACCTGCGTGAGCGGGCCTCGGATGTGCGCGACCTCGGTCGCCGCCTGCTGGCCAAGCTGCAGGAAGACCGCACCACCAACCTGGTTTACCCCGACAACACCATCCTGGTCAGTGAAGAGCTGACCGCCACCATGCTCGGCGAAGTGCCAGAGGGCAAATTGGTGGGCCTGGTCTCGGTACTGGGTTCGGGCAACTCCCACGTCGCGATTCTGGCGCGTGCCATGGGCATCCCTACTGTGATGGGCCTGGTCGACCTGCCGTACGCCAAGGTCGACGGCATCGGCATGATCGTCGATGGCCATCGCGGTGAAGTGTTCACCAACCCCAGCGAAGTGTTGCGCAAGCAATACGCCGAAGTGGTTGAAGAAGAGAAACAACTGGCGCTGGGCCTCGATTCCTTGCGTGAGTTGCCATGCGTGACCACCGATGGTCACCGTGTGCCATTGCTGGTCAACACCGGCCTGCTGGCCGACGTGGCCCGGGCGCAACAGCGCGGCGCCGAAGGGGTGGGGCTGTACCGCACCGAAGTGCCGTTCATGATCAACCAGCGTTTTCCGAGCGAGAAGGAGCAGCTGGCGATTTATCGCGAGCAACTGCAGGCCTTCCACCCGTTGCCGGTGACCATGCGCAGCCTCGACATCGGCGGCGACAAGTCACTGTCGTATTTCCCGATCAAAGAGGACAACCCGTTCCTCGGCTGGCGCGGTATCCGTGTCACCCTCGACCACCCTGAAATTTTCCTCGTACAAACCCGCGCCATGCTCAAGGCCAGCGAAGGCCTGAACAACCTGCGCATCTTGCTGCCGATGATTTCCGGCACCCATGAGCTGGAAGAGGCGCTGCACCTGATTCACCGCGCCTGGGGCGAAGTACGCGACGAAGGCGCCGACGTACCGATGCCGCCGATTGGCGTGATGATCGAAATCCCTGCAGCGGTGTACCAAGCCAAGGAACTGGCGCGGCAGGTGGACTTCCTCTCGGTGGGTTCCAACGACCTGACCCAATACCTGCTGGCCGTGGACCGTAACAACCCACGGGTGGCCGACCTCTACGACTACCTGCACCCGGCGGTGCTGCAAGCCCTGCAACACGTAGTGCGCGACGCCCATGCCGAAGGCAAGCCGGTGAGCATCTGCGGTGAGATGGCCGGCGACCCGGCGGCGGCAGTGCTGTTGATGGCGATGGGTTTTGACAGCCTGTCGATGAACGCCACCAACTTGCCGAAAGTGAAGTGGATGTTGCGCCAGGTGGAGTTGAGCATGGCCAAGGACCTGCTGGCGGAGTTGATGACCATCGACAACCCGCAAGTTATCCACAGCTCGTTGCAGTTGGCGCTGAAGAATCTGGGGCTGACGCGGATGATCAACCCGGCGTCGGCGAAAACCTTGTAG
- a CDS encoding RNA pyrophosphohydrolase produces MIDPDGFRPNVGIILTNDAGQVLWARRINQDAWQFPQGGINPDETPEDALYRELNEEVGLEREDVQILACTRGWLRYRLPQRLVRTHSQPLCIGQKQKWFLLRLISNEQRVRMDLTGKPEFDGWRWVSYWYPLGQVVTFKREVYRRALKELAPRLLARD; encoded by the coding sequence GTGATCGACCCCGATGGTTTCCGTCCTAATGTCGGGATTATTCTTACGAATGATGCCGGACAGGTGCTATGGGCTCGCCGAATCAACCAAGATGCCTGGCAGTTTCCTCAAGGCGGAATCAACCCCGACGAAACCCCTGAAGACGCCTTGTACCGTGAGTTGAATGAAGAAGTCGGCCTTGAGCGCGAAGATGTACAGATTCTGGCCTGTACCCGTGGCTGGTTGCGCTATCGTTTGCCGCAACGCCTGGTGCGTACCCACAGCCAACCGCTGTGCATCGGCCAGAAGCAGAAATGGTTTCTCCTGCGCCTGATCTCCAACGAGCAGCGGGTGCGGATGGATTTGACCGGTAAACCGGAGTTCGATGGTTGGCGCTGGGTCAGCTATTGGTATCCGTTGGGCCAGGTGGTGACATTCAAGCGCGAGGTTTATCGTCGCGCTCTCAAAGAGCTTGCCCCGCGCCTTTTAGCGCGCGACTGA
- a CDS encoding HAD family hydrolase, with the protein MRLALFDLDNTLLGGDSDHAWGDYLCERGILDPIAYKARNDEFYQDYLAGKLDNAAYLNFSLEILGRTEMAQLDEWHNDFMRDCIEPLMLPKAVELLAKHRAAGDKLVIITATNRFVTAPIAARLGVETLIATECEMENGRYTGRSTDIPCFREGKVTRLSRWLEETGYSLEDSYFYSDSMNDLPLLEQVTHPVAVDPDPNLRAEAERRGWPVITLRS; encoded by the coding sequence ATGCGCCTGGCTTTATTCGACTTGGACAACACCCTCCTCGGCGGTGACAGCGATCACGCCTGGGGCGATTACCTCTGTGAACGCGGGATTCTCGACCCGATCGCCTACAAGGCCCGCAACGACGAGTTCTACCAGGATTACCTGGCCGGCAAGCTCGACAACGCCGCCTACCTGAACTTCAGCCTGGAAATCCTCGGCCGTACCGAGATGGCTCAGTTAGACGAGTGGCACAACGACTTCATGCGCGACTGCATCGAACCGCTGATGCTGCCAAAAGCCGTGGAACTGCTGGCCAAGCACCGCGCCGCCGGTGACAAGCTGGTGATCATCACCGCCACCAACCGTTTCGTCACCGCGCCAATTGCCGCACGCCTGGGCGTGGAAACCTTGATCGCCACCGAGTGCGAGATGGAAAACGGCCGCTACACCGGGCGCAGCACCGATATTCCGTGCTTTCGCGAGGGCAAGGTGACGCGCTTGAGCCGTTGGCTGGAAGAGACCGGGTACAGCCTGGAAGACAGCTACTTCTACAGTGACTCGATGAATGACCTGCCGCTGCTGGAGCAGGTGACTCATCCGGTGGCGGTGGATCCGGATCCGAATCTACGGGCTGAAGCCGAGAGGCGTGGCTGGCCGGTGATCACATTGCGAAGCTGA
- a CDS encoding DUF2269 family protein, with product MSAYLLLKTLHILSSTVLFGLGAGSAYYALRAWRTGNVEVIAATFKHLVFADWAFTATTAVLQPLSGIGLMHLAGWSLQQSWLQWTFGLYVLAGICWLPVVWLQIRVRRMAEQALRDGTAMPIKAATYMRWWFGLGWPAFLAFVVIFYLMVAKPM from the coding sequence ATGAGCGCTTACCTGCTGCTGAAAACCCTGCATATCCTGTCGTCGACCGTCCTGTTCGGGTTGGGCGCGGGTTCGGCTTACTATGCGCTGCGCGCCTGGCGCACGGGCAATGTGGAAGTGATCGCCGCGACCTTCAAGCACCTGGTGTTCGCCGACTGGGCGTTTACCGCGACCACGGCGGTGTTGCAGCCGTTGAGCGGGATTGGCTTGATGCACCTGGCAGGGTGGTCGTTGCAGCAGAGTTGGTTGCAGTGGACGTTCGGCTTGTATGTGTTGGCGGGGATCTGCTGGCTGCCGGTGGTGTGGTTGCAGATTCGTGTGCGCAGGATGGCAGAGCAGGCGCTGCGGGACGGCACGGCGATGCCGATCAAGGCCGCGACCTATATGCGCTGGTGGTTTGGCCTGGGGTGGCCGGCGTTTTTGGCGTTTGTGGTGATTTTTTATCTGATGGTGGCCAAGCCGATGTAG